The following proteins are encoded in a genomic region of Nicoliella spurrieriana:
- a CDS encoding Nif3-like dinuclear metal center hexameric protein, giving the protein MRGIDLIKRFERFAPRSIAVEHDPIGLQIGDLNRPVKRLMTTLDVRPEVVDEAIENNVDFIFAHHPVMFRPAKNLDLTVPQNKMYAEIIKHDITVYAAHTNLDDADGGMNDWLAAAIGLHETTGLVDLGTTEHPFSMGRIGDLSTATTVLDFAKRCKQIFNVAGLRLVSHHPDQLIQRVAILGGDGGKFFNIAQQKGSDVYITGDVYYHTGHDMLAAGLNVIDPGHNIEKICIAHLANLFIKWANENDWSIEVIQSKVNTDPYTFI; this is encoded by the coding sequence ATGCGCGGAATTGATTTAATAAAGCGATTTGAACGGTTTGCTCCACGCTCAATTGCAGTGGAGCACGATCCAATTGGACTACAAATTGGGGATTTGAACCGACCGGTCAAGCGCTTAATGACCACTTTGGACGTTCGACCGGAAGTGGTTGACGAAGCGATTGAAAATAACGTTGATTTTATTTTTGCTCACCATCCAGTTATGTTTAGGCCAGCTAAAAATCTGGATTTGACGGTACCACAAAATAAAATGTATGCAGAGATTATCAAACATGATATTACCGTATATGCAGCCCACACTAATTTAGATGATGCTGATGGTGGGATGAACGATTGGCTAGCTGCAGCCATTGGGTTACATGAAACGACTGGACTGGTGGATTTAGGAACTACTGAGCATCCATTTAGTATGGGTCGTATCGGTGATTTAAGCACTGCAACGACCGTCTTAGACTTTGCTAAGCGGTGTAAGCAAATTTTTAATGTGGCCGGCTTAAGGTTAGTGTCACACCATCCAGATCAACTAATTCAACGGGTTGCAATTTTAGGTGGTGACGGGGGCAAATTTTTCAATATTGCTCAGCAAAAGGGCTCTGATGTTTATATTACGGGAGATGTCTATTATCATACTGGCCATGACATGTTAGCAGCTGGATTGAACGTGATTGACCCGGGGCATAATATTGAAAAAATCTGTATTGCCCACTTAGCAAACTTGTTTATTAAATGGGCCAATGAAAATGATTGGTCAATTGAAGTAATCCAATCTAAGGTCAATACCGACCCATACACTTTTATTTAA
- the pepT gene encoding peptidase T has translation MTNMKYQSLIPRFLKYVQVNTRSNEDSTKVPSTQTQVDFLNQLKVELTNIGLSNVRTNEQSGYVFATLPANVNHPATKVGFISHVDTADFNSEHVTPQIVKDYDGKSTINLDSNGQYQLSPAVFPSLKNYARQTLITTDGTTLLGADDKSGVSEIMTAMEFLINHPEVKHGEIEVGFGPDEEIGTGADHFDVHDFGADIAYTVDGGPLGDLQYETFNAASATVEITGTDVHPGAAKGVMVNALQLAVDFQNSLPEHDRPELTDGREGFFFLLKMSGTPDAARLDYIIRDHDHDQFEQRKQLFEQVATKLNQQFAAPRVKVTVKDQYYNMAEVLKKDMTAVEIAEQAMQIQGIKPLIFPVRGGTDGSKISFMGLPTPNLFAGGENMHGRFEYVSEQTMERAVDVIIEIVQLVVK, from the coding sequence ATGACAAATATGAAGTATCAATCACTGATACCACGATTTTTAAAGTACGTTCAAGTTAACACCAGATCAAATGAAGATTCTACGAAGGTTCCATCCACACAAACGCAGGTTGATTTTTTAAATCAATTAAAGGTGGAATTAACTAACATTGGATTGAGTAACGTTAGAACTAATGAACAAAGTGGCTACGTTTTTGCGACCCTGCCAGCAAATGTCAATCATCCAGCCACTAAGGTGGGCTTTATTTCCCATGTTGATACTGCTGATTTTAATTCTGAACATGTAACTCCTCAGATAGTTAAAGATTATGATGGAAAATCGACCATTAACTTGGATTCAAATGGGCAATATCAACTATCACCCGCTGTATTTCCTAGTTTAAAAAATTACGCCAGACAGACATTGATTACAACTGATGGAACAACGCTGTTGGGGGCGGATGATAAATCAGGAGTTAGTGAGATTATGACTGCAATGGAATTTTTAATTAATCATCCAGAAGTTAAACATGGTGAAATTGAAGTCGGATTTGGTCCCGATGAGGAAATTGGAACTGGTGCCGATCATTTTGATGTTCATGATTTTGGCGCAGACATTGCCTACACCGTTGATGGAGGTCCCCTGGGTGACTTACAATATGAAACCTTTAATGCGGCATCTGCAACGGTTGAAATCACTGGAACCGACGTGCATCCCGGTGCGGCTAAGGGTGTGATGGTAAACGCATTGCAATTAGCAGTTGATTTTCAAAACAGTTTGCCAGAACATGATCGTCCTGAATTGACTGATGGTCGGGAAGGTTTCTTCTTTCTGCTAAAGATGAGTGGCACTCCGGATGCAGCTCGATTAGATTATATTATTCGTGACCATGACCATGATCAATTCGAGCAACGAAAACAGTTATTTGAACAGGTAGCTACTAAACTCAATCAACAATTCGCCGCTCCTCGGGTAAAGGTAACCGTTAAGGATCAGTACTATAATATGGCTGAGGTCTTAAAAAAGGACATGACGGCTGTTGAAATTGCTGAACAAGCGATGCAAATTCAAGGAATTAAGCCATTGATTTTTCCCGTTCGGGGTGGGACCGATGGTTCAAAGATTTCGTTTATGGGATTACCGACCCCAAACTTATTTGCAGGTGGGGAGAATATGCATGGCCGTTTTGAATACGTCTCTGAACAAACAATGGAACGGGCTGTGGATGTAATTATTGAGATTGTTCAATTAGTTGTTAAATAA
- a CDS encoding ATP-dependent Clp protease ATP-binding subunit translates to MNPDNLTDAVSQALAQAQKITITRKQQQIGIPQLFKFLIQPGELGRQIFADLGLDVKQLEQEIDTEIDQIATVEGDVQYGQGLSSELYDLLQRADQIKSDLGDEYVAIDTLTIALMQLNGEKLSDYLKQQGITEQKVRNEVDKIRGGEKVTSKDQEDNFQALKKYGVDLVAEARAGKLGPIIGRDGEILDVIRILSRMTKNNPILIGDPGVGKTAIVEGLAKRIAVNDVPDNLKNKTLFELDMSSLIAGAKYRGQFEERLKAVLKEVKKSDGQIIMFIDEIHNIVGAGKSEGSMDAGNILKPMLARGELHLIGATTLDEYRQYMEKDKALERRFQRVLVKQPSVDDTITILRGIKERLEIHHGVRIHDNALVAAAKLSDRYITDRYLPDKAIDLVDEASSTIEVEMNSSPTELDQSNRQLMREEVELAALKNETDDASKKRLAELKPQVENTREKVNSLNARWQREKDSINKLGDKKRQLDQAKNELKQAESNYDYSKSAELKNGTIPKLEAELKRMESEDHSKDWLVEESVTSNEIADVVSRQTGIPVNKLVRGEREKLLHLADNLHQRVIGQDAAVNAVADAVIRSRAGLQDPSKPLGSFLFLGPTGVGKTELAKALAEDLFDSEDHMVRIDMSEYMEKESVSRLVGAAPGYVGYEEGGQLTEAVRRNPYTIVLFDEIEKAHPDVFNILLQVLDDGRLTDSQGRTVDFKNTILIMTSNLGSDILLNGTDQNGTISDDARKQVQQLLKSHFRPEFLNRIDAEIMFTPLTLRDVEQIVVKVINSLSKRLAEQEIKLTITEAAKQWIAKRGYEPQYGARPLQRFITNNVETPLAKQIIGNQIEPHSTVAIDLVDDQLSFKTTTNSK, encoded by the coding sequence TTGAATCCAGATAATTTAACGGATGCCGTGTCACAAGCATTGGCACAGGCTCAAAAAATTACGATTACTAGAAAACAACAACAAATTGGGATTCCCCAACTATTTAAATTTTTAATTCAACCTGGTGAATTAGGCCGGCAAATTTTTGCTGATTTAGGGTTGGATGTTAAACAATTAGAACAAGAAATTGACACAGAAATTGATCAAATTGCCACCGTTGAGGGCGATGTCCAATATGGACAGGGCCTTAGTAGTGAGTTATATGATTTACTTCAGCGCGCTGATCAGATTAAGAGCGATTTAGGGGATGAATACGTCGCAATTGATACCCTAACGATTGCTTTGATGCAATTAAATGGGGAAAAATTATCTGACTACCTAAAGCAACAGGGCATCACTGAGCAAAAAGTAAGGAATGAAGTGGATAAAATTCGTGGGGGTGAAAAAGTGACATCTAAGGACCAAGAAGATAATTTTCAAGCGTTGAAAAAGTACGGGGTCGACTTAGTTGCGGAAGCACGGGCTGGTAAATTAGGCCCCATTATTGGTCGGGATGGAGAGATTTTAGATGTAATTAGAATTCTTTCCCGAATGACTAAGAATAACCCCATTTTAATTGGTGACCCTGGAGTGGGGAAAACCGCAATCGTTGAAGGATTAGCTAAACGAATTGCAGTGAATGATGTCCCAGATAATTTAAAAAATAAGACCTTATTTGAGCTAGATATGAGTTCTTTAATTGCTGGTGCTAAGTATCGGGGCCAATTTGAAGAACGCCTTAAGGCGGTTTTGAAGGAAGTTAAAAAATCAGATGGGCAGATCATTATGTTCATTGATGAAATCCATAACATCGTAGGGGCCGGTAAGTCCGAAGGTAGCATGGATGCTGGGAATATTTTAAAGCCAATGCTAGCTCGTGGTGAATTGCATTTAATCGGTGCGACGACCCTAGATGAATATCGTCAGTACATGGAAAAGGATAAAGCCCTCGAACGGCGTTTTCAACGGGTATTAGTGAAACAACCTAGTGTTGACGATACCATTACGATTTTGCGTGGAATTAAGGAACGTTTGGAAATCCACCACGGGGTGCGAATTCACGATAACGCCCTAGTGGCAGCTGCAAAGCTATCTGATCGCTACATTACTGACCGTTATCTTCCTGATAAGGCAATCGACTTGGTGGATGAAGCATCATCAACGATTGAAGTGGAAATGAACTCTAGCCCTACTGAACTGGACCAGTCCAATCGGCAGTTAATGCGTGAAGAAGTTGAATTAGCAGCATTAAAAAATGAAACTGATGATGCGTCTAAGAAACGGCTTGCGGAATTAAAACCACAGGTGGAAAACACCCGGGAAAAGGTTAACAGTTTAAATGCCCGTTGGCAGCGTGAAAAGGACTCGATCAATAAATTAGGAGATAAGAAGCGTCAATTAGATCAGGCTAAAAACGAATTAAAACAGGCTGAAAGCAATTATGATTACAGCAAGAGTGCTGAATTAAAGAACGGCACGATTCCCAAACTAGAAGCCGAATTGAAACGAATGGAATCAGAAGATCATTCTAAGGACTGGTTAGTTGAAGAATCAGTTACCAGCAATGAAATTGCCGACGTAGTTAGTCGGCAAACTGGGATTCCGGTTAATAAATTAGTCCGTGGAGAACGTGAAAAATTATTGCATTTAGCAGATAATTTACACCAACGAGTAATTGGTCAAGATGCTGCTGTTAATGCGGTTGCAGATGCAGTAATTCGTTCGCGTGCTGGGCTTCAAGATCCTAGTAAGCCCCTTGGATCATTTCTATTTTTGGGGCCCACTGGAGTTGGAAAGACCGAATTAGCGAAGGCCTTAGCTGAGGACCTGTTTGATTCTGAGGATCATATGGTCAGAATTGATATGTCTGAATACATGGAAAAGGAATCGGTTTCTAGGTTAGTAGGGGCTGCCCCTGGATACGTTGGTTATGAAGAGGGTGGTCAATTGACCGAAGCCGTTCGGCGCAACCCATATACGATTGTATTATTTGATGAGATTGAAAAGGCGCATCCAGACGTGTTTAATATTTTGTTGCAGGTATTAGATGATGGGCGGTTGACTGATAGTCAAGGCCGAACGGTCGACTTTAAGAACACCATTTTAATTATGACTTCTAACCTGGGCTCAGATATTTTACTGAATGGAACGGATCAAAATGGAACCATTAGTGATGATGCTCGTAAACAGGTTCAACAACTTTTGAAGAGTCACTTTAGACCTGAATTTTTGAACCGAATCGATGCTGAAATTATGTTCACGCCACTAACATTAAGGGATGTCGAACAGATTGTAGTTAAGGTGATTAATAGTCTTTCAAAGCGGCTCGCAGAACAAGAAATTAAACTTACGATTACTGAAGCTGCTAAGCAATGGATTGCAAAGCGTGGTTATGAACCGCAATACGGAGCTAGACCACTACAGCGGTTTATTACTAATAATGTTGAGACGCCACTAGCTAAGCAAATCATTGGGAATCAAATTGAACCGCATAGTACGGTTGCAATTGACTTAGTTGATGATCAACTTAGTTTTAAAACGACTACCAATAGTAAATAA
- a CDS encoding YjzD family protein translates to MRTVIANITVIFWAFIFGDVLGYINSALSSVTVNYVGVGIVAAVVALIAVNGINLLSDKRI, encoded by the coding sequence ATGCGGACTGTAATTGCAAATATTACTGTTATTTTCTGGGCATTCATTTTTGGGGATGTCTTAGGATACATTAATTCAGCATTATCGAGCGTTACTGTCAACTACGTCGGAGTTGGAATCGTTGCCGCCGTCGTTGCATTAATTGCCGTTAACGGAATTAATTTACTTTCGGATAAAAGAATTTAA